From one Candidatus Limnocylindrales bacterium genomic stretch:
- a CDS encoding GNAT family N-acetyltransferase, giving the protein MDARRPVVRDARRDEGDAIAALLARAFARNPFVRWLVPDDDRYARVGSGLFRIGVEREMAHGIVHVTDDHAGAALWLAPDAPAPGPLAQLALAWTTMRLLGSRTPAGIRATLEMERRRAAQQPNWYLTVLGTIPERQGTGVGTTLLRPMLERCDREGIAAYLESSDPDNVPFYERFGFVVLDELRFPGGPRMPLMLRRPSRKAP; this is encoded by the coding sequence ATGGACGCCCGCCGGCCAGTCGTGCGCGATGCGCGCCGCGACGAAGGCGACGCGATCGCCGCGCTGCTCGCGCGTGCGTTCGCGCGCAACCCTTTCGTGCGCTGGCTGGTGCCCGATGATGATCGCTACGCGCGCGTCGGCAGCGGCCTGTTCCGCATCGGCGTGGAGCGCGAGATGGCGCACGGGATCGTGCACGTCACCGACGACCACGCCGGCGCCGCGCTGTGGCTGGCGCCCGACGCGCCGGCGCCAGGGCCGCTCGCGCAGCTTGCGCTGGCGTGGACGACGATGCGTCTGCTGGGCAGCCGCACGCCCGCCGGCATCCGCGCCACCCTGGAAATGGAGCGCAGGCGCGCCGCGCAGCAGCCCAACTGGTATCTGACGGTGCTCGGTACGATCCCGGAGCGTCAGGGCACGGGCGTCGGCACGACGCTGCTGCGCCCGATGCTGGAACGCTGCGATCGCGAGGGCATTGCCGCCTACCTCGAGTCGTCCGACCCCGACAACGTTCCGTTCTACGAGCGCTTCGGCTTCGTCGTCCTCGACGAGCTGCGCTTTCCGGGCGGACCGCGCATGCCGCTGATGCTGCGGCGGCCCTCCCGCAAAGCGCCGTAG